The Roseibium sp. Sym1 nucleotide sequence TCTATATCTATTTCACCACCAAGGAACAGGTCTTCTCCGAACTGGTTCTGGAAATGGGCCGGCTGGTGCGGCACACGATCGCCGAGGCAACGCAGGGCATCGGCAATCGCCTGGAGGCGGAGAAAGCCGGTCTTCATGCCTTCTTGGAATTTGTCCGGGCCCACCCGGATCTCTATCGCATCGTTCAGGAGGCCCTGTTCGTCGATCCGGCGGCCTATGAAGAATATTACGTGACCTTCGCTGCCGGCTATCGCACGGGGCTGGAAGCCGCCGAGGCGGCAGGCCAGATTTCGAAAGGCGACAGCGAGACACGCGCCTGGGCGCTGATGGGAATAGCACGGTCGCTCGGTGAGCAGCTGGTGGTGTTCAAGTCGGACAAGCCGATCCGGGACCTGGTCGAAAGCGCCTATGACCTGATCGCCAACGGCATCAAGCCGTGAAGGAAGGAACCTTGAGACCGGGGCCATGAGCTTTGTCGAAACCGAGGTCCGCGAAGATGCTATCTGGCTCTGGCTGAACCGGCCGGACCGGCACAACGCGCTGATTCCCGCGTTGATATCCGATCTGCGCGCCGCGATTGCGGCTGCGGCGGAAAGGGACCCGGAGGCGCTGGTGCTTTCCGGGCGCGGCAGCAGTTTCTCGACCGGTGGCGACCTCGGCGGGTTTCTGGATCATGCCCGCTCGCAGATCGAGCTGCGGGCCTATGCGGACCTTCTGGTCGGCGGTCTGCATGACACCATCCTCGACCTGCTGGCGTTTCCGGCGCCGGTGATGGCGGCTGTCAACGGCCCGGTCACCGGAGGGTCGACGGGGTTGATGCTTGCCGCCGACTTGGTCGCCATCGCCGATACCGCCTTTGTGCAGCCCTATTACAGTGCGGTCGGCTTCGGACCGGATGGGGGCTGGACGGCGCTGCTGCCGGACCGGATCGGCACCGCCCGAGCCCTGGCGATCCAGTACCGAAATACCCGCATCAGTGCTGCGGAGGTCGTGGAACTGGGGCTTGCCGCGCAGGCCTGCCCCGGGGCCGGGCTTATCGATACTGTCAACGGCTGGGTTGCGGATCTTGGCCGGGGGTTTGCCCAGACCCACCAGGCAACGCGGCAAAACATCTGGGACGGCTTGCGGCGGGAAACCGTGCGCCGGCGTCTCGACCAGGAAAAGACGCGCTTTCTGGATCTGGTCGGCCGCCAGGGCACGCTGCAAGGCATGAAGGATTTCACGAGGAAACGCGCCTGAAACACGCCACTGATGCGACGGGCTGCCGCTCACTCCGGGTGTTTGGGAGGACACATGGATTTTTTGACCGACATGGCCGCGAAAAGGGCCGAGCTGACGCCCGACGCGACCGCTTTCATCGACCAGGAGACCGGCCGGCAATTCACGTTCGGCGAGATCAATGATCGTGCCAGCCGGCTGGGAAATCTGCTCCTTGGACGGGGGCTGGCAAAAGGGGACCGCATGGCGGTTCTGTGCCACAATCATCCGGACTTCTTCGTGCTGCTGTTCGCAGCCCAGAAGACCGGAATCCTGCTGGTACCGCTCAACTGGCGCCAACCCGCCGCCGAATTGACGCCGATCCTGGAAGCCTCGGAGGCGAAGCTGCTCTTTCACGACGCGGGCCTGGCCGAAGCCGCCGGGGCACTCGCCGCGGGGACCGGGATCGATCTGCTGCCGATCGGTGCGTCCGGGACGGCAACGAGCGCGCTGGATGCGCTTCTGGACGGCTCCAGTCCTGCGGCGATCGGCTGCGGGCGCATCAAGGCAAGCACGCCCTGGTACCTGCTCTACACATCCGGCACCACGGGCCTGCCCAAGGCGGTGATCCAGACCGCGGGCATGGCCTATGCCAACATGATCAACTACTGCCAGGCGACAGGCCTTTCCGTGGGCGAGAAAGGCGTCAATTTCCTGCCGCTGTTCCACACGGCCGGGATCAACCTGCCGACCCTGCCGATCTTCCTGAACGGCGGTGTGTCGACCGTGCTGCGCAAGTTCGACGCCGACACCGTCCTGACCCTGATCGGCTCGGGCGAGGTGACCTGCTTCTTCGGCGTGCCGGCGATCTATCAGGCGCTTGCGCTGTCGCCCCGCGCCGGCAAGACGGATTTTTCATCCGTCCGGTCGCTCGGCTGCGGCGGCGCGCCCGTGCCTAAACATCTTCTTGTCGAATTCCAGAGCCGGGGAGTGACCATCTGCAACGGCATGGGCATGACGGAAACCGGTCCGACCGTGTTCCTGATGGACAAGGCCAACGCGGCCGCCAAGATCGGTTCCGTCGGAAAGCCGCAGATCATGACGGATGTCCGGCTGGTGGACGGTGACGGCGGCATGGTGGAAGGTCCCGGTGAAGGCGAGGTCCAGTTCCGCGGTCCGAACATCACGCCGGGCTACATGGACAATCCCGAAGCGACCGTCGCAACCTTCACGGTCGACGGCTGGCTGAAGTCGGGGGATGTCGGGCGGCGCGACGAGGACGGCTATTACTACATCGTCGACCGGATCAAGGACATGTACATTTCCGGCGGCGAGAACGTCTATCCGGCCGAGGTCGAGAAGGTGCTGGTCGGCCATCCCGGAATCCTTGAGGCGGTGGTCATCGGCGTGCCTGACGAAAAGTGGGGCGAGGTCGGCGCGGCCTTCCTGATCGCGCGTCCCGGCGAGACGGTCGACACGGGCAGTCTTCCCGGCTGGTGCCGCACCCATCTGGCGCCCTACAAGATTCCGAAGAGTTTCACCGTCGTCGACGACCTGCCGCGCACCGCCGCCGGCAAGGTCCGCAAGAATGTCCTGAAAGACAGCTACACACTGGAAAAGACACCGGAGGACGCATAGCCCATGAGCCTCACCGCCGACGCGCCCGTCAGCGCAACCTTCACCTGGATCCCGCGGCAGGCCGATTTCGATGCCTTTGCGAAACTCTCCGGCGACGACAACCCGATCCATGTCGACCCGGACTTTTCGGCCCGTACCCGCTTCGGCCGGACCGTGTCACACGGCATGCTGCTCTATACGCGGGTGTTCGGGCATCTGGAGGGGCTGTTTCCCGGGCGGAAACATGAGGTCCAGGCGCTGATGTTCCCGAACCCGGCCTATGCGGATGAGGAACTGACGTTTTCCTTTCATGAGGCCCCGGACGCGTCCGGGCTGATCGGGATCGAGGTCAGGCGCAGCGCCGATGGTGCTGTCACCCTTTCCGGAAGCTGCAAACTCGGAGAACTCGCATGAGCCTGGATCTCGGACAGCGGGCAGAACTGACACGCAGCTATACGGCTCAGGACATGCGAGATTTCGCGGGCATGGCCGGTGAGGGCACGCCCGTTCCCGATGCCGTGCCCGGTCCGCTGATCGGCGGGCTGTTTTCCTACCTTCTTGGTGTCAAGCTGCCGGGACGGGGCACGAACTACCTGAAACAGAGCCTTGAGTTCCTGGCGCCGGCACCGGTGGGCGAGCCGCTGACGGCTTCCGTGACGATCACGCGTCTGCGCCCCGAAAAGCATCTGGTCGACCTGGAAACGGTCTGCGAGGCCGCCGACGGCACGCGCATCTGCCAGGGCCGGGCACTGGTCTATGTCGAGGATGTCGGCAAGGGCTGAGCCGCGGAGCGGCGGCGCGCAGGCCGCCTATTCCCCTTCCACCACCCGCACCTTGGCCGGCCAGAAGGCATGATGACCTTCCAGCTGGCCGGCCATGGCAACCGGCGTGCGGTAGACCCAGCCGATCTCGTCGCCGTCATGCGACACGTAGCTGGCCTCGCCCTTGATCGGGCAGAAGGTCGTGCGGTCGACATGACCAAGTTTTGTCTTCAGATCCGCTTCCGGGACATAGATCATCGGGTCGTAGAAGGACTTGCCGATTTCAAGCACGCGCAGCGCATGGGTGCTGTCGGCGAGCAGGGCGGCGCCGTGATAGATGCGGATGCGGCGGGGCACATCCCTGATCACCATCAGATGGGCCGGGTTGTCCGGATTGCGGATCGCCCCCTCCAGGGCGGGTGTCGCTTGCACTGTCATCGGAACCTCTCTCAAGCTGTCCCCTGATGTGTGGTCGATGGTGGAAAAACGCAAAAAAATAGCGGGTCAGCCATGGGTGTTTTCGCTTGTTTCGGTTCTTTCGGGCCGGAAATGCCGCGCAATGCCCTTGAAAATGTTGCCGGATCCGGGCTCAAACGATGGCATCGAATATTGAAAGGAGAGGCACGCCGGATGGGTGACGAGGTGCAGGATTTTCTGAAACAGCTGTTTCAACGGGCGGTCGAAGTCGCGGACCCGATGAAAAGCCTCGCGGCCCATCTGCCGGAAAAGCCGGCCGGGCGGGTCCTGGTTGTCGGGGCCGGCAAGGCGTCCGCCCGGATGGCGGAAGCCGTGGAAGCGGTCTGGGGGCCGTGCGACGGGCTGGTGATCACGCGCTATGGTTATGCACGTCCCTGCAAGGGCATCGAGATCGTAGAGGCGGCGCATCCTGTGCCCGACGAGGCCGGCCTCGCGGCAACGAAACGCATGCTCGACCTGCTCGCGGATCTCGATGAGGAAACCTTCGTTCTGGCATTGATTTCCGGCGGGGCGTCCGCGCTGCTGACGGCACCCGCGGGCGAAATCACGCTTGCCGAAAAACAGGCAGTCAACCAGAGCTTGCTCGCTTCGGGCGCGCCGATCGGTCAGATGAACGTGGTGCGCAAGCATCTCAGCCGGGTGAAGGGCGGGCAGCTTGCGGCAACCGCCTATCCGGCCAGGATGCTGGCGCTGCTCCTGTCAGACGTGCCCGGTGACGACCCGGCGGAAATCGGGTCCGGTCCGACGGTCGGT carries:
- a CDS encoding enoyl-CoA hydratase/isomerase family protein translates to MSFVETEVREDAIWLWLNRPDRHNALIPALISDLRAAIAAAAERDPEALVLSGRGSSFSTGGDLGGFLDHARSQIELRAYADLLVGGLHDTILDLLAFPAPVMAAVNGPVTGGSTGLMLAADLVAIADTAFVQPYYSAVGFGPDGGWTALLPDRIGTARALAIQYRNTRISAAEVVELGLAAQACPGAGLIDTVNGWVADLGRGFAQTHQATRQNIWDGLRRETVRRRLDQEKTRFLDLVGRQGTLQGMKDFTRKRA
- a CDS encoding DUF427 domain-containing protein, producing the protein MTVQATPALEGAIRNPDNPAHLMVIRDVPRRIRIYHGAALLADSTHALRVLEIGKSFYDPMIYVPEADLKTKLGHVDRTTFCPIKGEASYVSHDGDEIGWVYRTPVAMAGQLEGHHAFWPAKVRVVEGE
- a CDS encoding MaoC/PaaZ C-terminal domain-containing protein, giving the protein MSLTADAPVSATFTWIPRQADFDAFAKLSGDDNPIHVDPDFSARTRFGRTVSHGMLLYTRVFGHLEGLFPGRKHEVQALMFPNPAYADEELTFSFHEAPDASGLIGIEVRRSADGAVTLSGSCKLGELA
- a CDS encoding TetR/AcrR family transcriptional regulator, with amino-acid sequence MRKPAEVADVPNRTAGNQPKTARGEATRRAILAAAEKVIGAKGYNDASIGHITSEAGVAQGTFYIYFTTKEQVFSELVLEMGRLVRHTIAEATQGIGNRLEAEKAGLHAFLEFVRAHPDLYRIVQEALFVDPAAYEEYYVTFAAGYRTGLEAAEAAGQISKGDSETRAWALMGIARSLGEQLVVFKSDKPIRDLVESAYDLIANGIKP
- a CDS encoding AMP-binding protein; this translates as MDFLTDMAAKRAELTPDATAFIDQETGRQFTFGEINDRASRLGNLLLGRGLAKGDRMAVLCHNHPDFFVLLFAAQKTGILLVPLNWRQPAAELTPILEASEAKLLFHDAGLAEAAGALAAGTGIDLLPIGASGTATSALDALLDGSSPAAIGCGRIKASTPWYLLYTSGTTGLPKAVIQTAGMAYANMINYCQATGLSVGEKGVNFLPLFHTAGINLPTLPIFLNGGVSTVLRKFDADTVLTLIGSGEVTCFFGVPAIYQALALSPRAGKTDFSSVRSLGCGGAPVPKHLLVEFQSRGVTICNGMGMTETGPTVFLMDKANAAAKIGSVGKPQIMTDVRLVDGDGGMVEGPGEGEVQFRGPNITPGYMDNPEATVATFTVDGWLKSGDVGRRDEDGYYYIVDRIKDMYISGGENVYPAEVEKVLVGHPGILEAVVIGVPDEKWGEVGAAFLIARPGETVDTGSLPGWCRTHLAPYKIPKSFTVVDDLPRTAAGKVRKNVLKDSYTLEKTPEDA
- a CDS encoding phosphate acetyltransferase, whose translation is MSLDLGQRAELTRSYTAQDMRDFAGMAGEGTPVPDAVPGPLIGGLFSYLLGVKLPGRGTNYLKQSLEFLAPAPVGEPLTASVTITRLRPEKHLVDLETVCEAADGTRICQGRALVYVEDVGKG